In Choloepus didactylus isolate mChoDid1 chromosome X, mChoDid1.pri, whole genome shotgun sequence, a genomic segment contains:
- the LOC119522232 gene encoding NEDD4 family-interacting protein 2-like, whose amino-acid sequence MLISAFLRTSTFLALGQLVAVRFHNEEENSESSATEQPSTSNPAPQIVQMAPSAPELETYSSPPPFGSITVEVLTSSDPEVYNEFYPVPPPHSVAASLPMYDETEKAKVAAVAAAAAETSQGTQEKECSPRDDFNNADQLRVGNDDIFMLAFFTGSYGAISGFGLSLIKWILIVRFSNYFNGYFNEQYWLRLIFLALGLLFFRGLFNYLKVSNMSESMAANHRTRYILL is encoded by the exons TTAGGTTTCACAATGAAGAGGAAAATTCAGAATCATCTGCTACAGAGCAGCCATCAACTTCAAACCCTGCACCACAGATTGTACAGATGGCTCCTTCAGCACCAGAACTTGAAACTTACT cttctCCTCCACCTTTTGGTAGTATTACTGTAGAAGTACTTACATCTTCAGATCCAGAAGTTTACAATGAGTTTTATCCTGTGCCACCTCCCCACAGTGTTGCTGCCTCTCTTCCTATGTATGATGAAACTGAGAAAGCTAAAGTTGCTGCAGTGGCAGCTGCAGCAGCAGAAACATCTCAAGGAACTCAGGAGAAAGAGTGTTCACCAAGAGATGACTTTAATAATGCAGACCAGCTTAGAGTGGGTAATGATGACATTTTCATGTTGGCATTTTTCa CTGGAAGCTATGGTGCTATCAGTGGATTTGGCCTTTCATTGATCAAATGGATTCTTATTGTCAGGTTTTCTAATTACTTTAATGGATATTTCAATGAGCAATATTGGCTTAGGTTGATATTTCTTGCACTTGGCCTCCTTTTCTTCAGAGGACTTTTTAATTATCTAAAAGTCAGTAATATGTCTGAAAGTATGGCAGCCAATCATAGAACAAGATATATCTTATTATAG